From the Clostridium sp. Marseille-P299 genome, one window contains:
- a CDS encoding GntR family transcriptional regulator: MEFNNNMPIYVQVIQDIKKQIVNGTLELGSKLPSARDLAIIYQINPNTANRIYKELEIEEICTTKRGLGTYVTEDSNKIVLLKEEMAQSLLETFITGMKDLCYTKEEVIRVLNDKYDI, translated from the coding sequence ATGGAGTTTAATAATAATATGCCAATATACGTACAGGTAATTCAAGATATTAAAAAGCAGATTGTAAATGGAACCTTAGAACTTGGTAGTAAACTACCATCTGCAAGAGATTTGGCAATTATATATCAAATCAATCCTAACACTGCGAATCGAATTTATAAAGAACTTGAAATTGAAGAAATCTGTACTACAAAACGAGGCCTAGGAACGTATGTAACAGAGGATAGCAATAAGATTGTGTTACTAAAAGAAGAGATGGCGCAATCATTATTAGAAACTTTTATCACAGGTATGAAGGATTTATGCTATACCAAGGAAGAAGTAATTCGGGTGTTAAACGATAAATATGATATTTAA
- a CDS encoding ABC transporter ATP-binding protein, which yields MLESRKVVKRYMSKTAVNDVSFDVEAGKIYALLGPNGSGKTTWMKMVAGLIKPTSGEILFKGNPIGIESKKKIAYMSTEPFFYNYMTIKDVGKYYQDFFEDFSMRRYEELLSRMELNMSDKAKNLSSGMAAKLKIAATLARKAELYLLDEPLNGIDIIAREHIINTILESAEENTSIVISSHLVDELEKIIDNAVFIKNGNLVLEGEAESIRMERGKSIVELYKEIYA from the coding sequence ATGTTAGAAAGTAGAAAAGTTGTAAAACGTTATATGAGTAAGACTGCCGTGAATGATGTTAGCTTTGATGTGGAAGCAGGCAAGATTTATGCTTTGTTAGGACCAAATGGAAGCGGAAAGACAACATGGATGAAGATGGTTGCTGGCTTAATAAAACCAACAAGTGGAGAAATCTTATTTAAAGGAAATCCAATTGGAATCGAATCTAAGAAAAAGATAGCTTATATGTCAACGGAACCATTCTTTTATAATTATATGACAATTAAAGATGTAGGAAAGTATTATCAAGATTTCTTTGAAGATTTTAGCATGCGACGTTATGAGGAATTATTGTCTCGTATGGAACTTAATATGAGTGATAAGGCAAAGAATTTATCCTCTGGTATGGCAGCGAAACTAAAGATTGCTGCTACATTAGCAAGAAAAGCAGAACTTTATCTTCTGGATGAACCACTAAATGGTATTGATATTATTGCTAGAGAACATATCATTAATACAATTTTAGAATCAGCAGAGGAGAATACCTCAATCGTAATATCAAGTCATTTAGTTGATGAGCTTGAAAAGATTATAGATAACGCTGTTTTCATTAAGAATGGTAATCTTGTATTAGAAGGTGAAGCTGAGAGTATTCGAATGGAACGTGGAAAATCTATTGTTGAGTTGTATAAAGAAATTTATGCCTAG
- a CDS encoding glycoside hydrolase family 43 protein, whose translation MSQQREYHNPVQRGFFPDPSVIRVGDDYYMVNSSFQYFPAIPISHSKDMVNWHVIGHAVTNPEYLPIEDIKDSHGIWAPDISYHNGTFYIFATLRLNGDGTRDNNVLRRQLMVTSKTPEGPYSAPTWLEADCIDPSHFIDDDGKHYMVIARAATVYPLSDDCKTIIGEPKVAWPGTGERCPEGPHIMKKDGWYYAIVAEGGTGYGHGINVARSRNLFGPYEECPYNPVIRQKDPNAPIQRAGHGKLVQTQNGDWWMYYLLGRPNCGNYTTIGRESGLDPVTWTEDGWFIVNEGKGPSTVQVAPNLPECKFERNLFDDFNEEELNLEWEFVRLPDNGSWSLTERPGHFRIWTRDGQLNEIRAKNTLLRREQELSYTAETKVEFNPSRNGEQAGLTCYYSTATYARFSLCYEEGRKLQLVINRNHGEELIAEVNEVKEGPVYLRVKVEKLTRTFYYSYDGNTWEVAGVLENCIYLCDEGVPDDPKRHTGTLVGIYANNGGCGSRIAADFDYFKYED comes from the coding sequence ATGAGTCAACAAAGAGAGTATCACAATCCTGTGCAAAGAGGATTTTTCCCTGATCCATCGGTAATTCGTGTAGGTGACGATTACTATATGGTTAATTCATCTTTTCAGTATTTCCCAGCAATACCAATTTCTCATTCAAAAGATATGGTAAATTGGCATGTGATTGGGCATGCAGTAACGAATCCAGAATATCTGCCAATCGAAGACATTAAGGATTCCCATGGTATTTGGGCTCCAGATATCTCTTATCATAATGGAACATTTTATATTTTTGCTACCTTGCGTTTAAATGGGGATGGAACTAGAGATAACAATGTATTAAGACGTCAGCTTATGGTTACTTCAAAAACACCAGAAGGACCTTATTCTGCGCCAACCTGGTTAGAGGCCGACTGTATAGATCCGTCTCATTTTATTGATGATGATGGAAAACATTATATGGTGATCGCAAGAGCAGCAACGGTATACCCACTTAGTGATGATTGCAAAACAATTATAGGCGAGCCAAAAGTAGCTTGGCCAGGTACTGGTGAACGATGTCCTGAAGGACCACATATTATGAAAAAAGATGGTTGGTATTATGCAATCGTGGCAGAAGGTGGAACTGGATATGGTCATGGTATAAATGTTGCAAGATCAAGAAATCTTTTTGGACCTTATGAAGAATGCCCATACAATCCAGTGATTCGTCAAAAAGATCCGAATGCGCCAATTCAAAGAGCAGGGCATGGTAAGTTGGTACAAACACAAAATGGTGATTGGTGGATGTATTATTTACTAGGCAGACCAAATTGCGGCAACTATACAACCATTGGTAGAGAATCTGGATTAGACCCAGTAACATGGACAGAGGATGGCTGGTTTATTGTAAATGAAGGAAAAGGACCAAGTACAGTTCAGGTGGCACCGAACCTTCCGGAATGTAAATTTGAGAGAAATTTATTTGATGATTTTAATGAAGAGGAATTAAATCTTGAGTGGGAATTTGTTCGTTTACCGGATAATGGTTCATGGTCATTAACTGAACGTCCGGGGCATTTTAGAATATGGACTCGAGATGGACAGTTAAATGAAATTAGAGCAAAAAATACCTTACTAAGAAGAGAACAAGAATTAAGTTATACAGCTGAGACAAAGGTAGAATTTAATCCTTCTAGAAATGGAGAGCAAGCTGGTTTAACTTGCTATTATAGTACAGCTACTTATGCAAGATTTAGTCTTTGCTATGAAGAGGGTAGAAAGTTACAACTAGTGATTAACCGTAATCATGGGGAAGAATTAATTGCAGAAGTAAATGAGGTAAAAGAAGGCCCTGTATATTTAAGAGTTAAAGTAGAAAAACTTACGAGAACATTTTATTATAGCTATGACGGAAACACTTGGGAAGTGGCTGGTGTCTTAGAGAATTGCATTTATTTATGTGATGAGGGCGTTCCAGATGATCCTAAGAGACATACAGGTACATTGGTCGGAATTTATGCCAACAATGGCGGTTGTGGTAGCAGAATAGCAGCGGATTTTGATTATTTTAAATATGAAGACTAA
- a CDS encoding DUF1015 domain-containing protein encodes MADVKPFYCIRPNKEVAKRVAALPYDVYSRKEAKEEAKKDALSFLNIDRPETQFEDNIDMYDERVYKKAKELLDGRISDGTYIKENKECYYIYELIMNGRSQTGIVACASIDDYQNNVIMKHENTREEKEIDRIRHVDTCNAQTGPIFLAYRSNEELHNIVAKVKTNEALYAFTKEDGVTHNVWLVDDDIIIQRIKEIFKDIHHIYIADGHHRAASAVKVGLSRREKQGTYSGKEEFNYFLSVLFPEDELMILPYNRVVHDLNGNSKDEFIEKISKNFKVNFVGNNPYEPKKKGTFGMYLDGGWYELIASDELLGEKDPVKQLDVSILQDYLLNPILGIKDPRTDERIDFIGGIRGLAELEYRVKTDMKVAFSMYPTSISELFAVSDANQLMPPKSTWFEPKLRSGIFIHSLDGE; translated from the coding sequence ATGGCAGATGTAAAACCATTTTATTGTATTCGACCAAATAAAGAAGTAGCAAAACGTGTAGCAGCGCTTCCTTATGATGTTTATAGCCGTAAAGAAGCAAAAGAAGAAGCGAAAAAAGATGCTCTTTCCTTTTTGAATATTGACCGCCCTGAAACTCAATTTGAAGATAATATAGATATGTATGATGAAAGGGTGTATAAAAAAGCAAAAGAATTATTGGATGGACGCATAAGCGATGGTACCTATATCAAAGAGAACAAGGAATGTTATTATATATATGAACTGATTATGAATGGTCGTTCTCAAACCGGAATCGTTGCTTGTGCTTCTATTGATGATTATCAAAATAATGTAATTATGAAACATGAGAATACAAGAGAAGAAAAAGAAATAGACCGAATTCGTCATGTAGATACCTGTAATGCACAAACAGGACCCATTTTTTTAGCATACCGATCCAATGAAGAGCTTCATAATATTGTCGCAAAGGTTAAAACGAACGAAGCTTTGTATGCTTTTACAAAAGAGGATGGCGTCACTCATAATGTTTGGCTTGTGGATGATGATATCATAATTCAAAGAATAAAAGAAATTTTTAAAGATATTCATCATATTTACATAGCAGATGGGCATCATAGAGCTGCATCAGCCGTTAAAGTAGGTTTATCTAGACGTGAAAAACAAGGTACATATTCTGGAAAAGAAGAATTTAATTATTTCTTATCTGTTTTATTTCCAGAAGATGAGTTAATGATTTTACCATATAACCGAGTAGTGCATGATTTGAATGGAAATTCAAAAGATGAGTTTATAGAAAAAATCTCTAAGAATTTTAAAGTGAATTTTGTTGGAAATAATCCTTATGAACCTAAGAAAAAAGGTACTTTTGGAATGTATCTTGATGGTGGCTGGTATGAATTGATTGCTAGTGATGAACTTTTAGGTGAGAAAGATCCGGTAAAACAGTTGGATGTTTCGATTTTACAGGATTATTTGTTAAATCCGATTTTAGGTATTAAAGATCCAAGAACCGATGAGAGAATTGATTTTATTGGTGGAATACGTGGATTGGCTGAATTGGAATATAGAGTTAAAACGGATATGAAAGTTGCATTTTCGATGTATCCAACTTCCATTAGTGAATTATTTGCAGTATCAGATGCAAATCAGTTAATGCCACCTAAGTCGACCTGGTTTGAACCAAAATTAAGAAGTGGTATTTTTATTCATTCATTGGATGGTGAGTAA
- a CDS encoding 4'-phosphopantetheinyl transferase family protein, translating to MFIDTLILSNEKWNNQDEILLEYVAKERKERLLRYRFDIDRKLSLYSALIVQMRAMQQLKINNSEVNFIKKEDGKPMLDGYPEFYFNISHTRSAVMCGFSNKEIGVDVEKIMKAPFDIMRKCFTSDEVEIVDTKIEENENFYKIWTRKEAYGKWNGKGIAQDLISLNTLQPKDNIAFETWRDEDYIFSVCEAGESIEFIKRMLTEDIILEFFLQNKNL from the coding sequence ATGTTTATTGATACATTAATATTATCAAATGAAAAATGGAATAATCAAGATGAGATACTTCTTGAGTATGTAGCCAAAGAACGGAAAGAACGTTTATTACGATATCGTTTTGATATTGATCGAAAATTATCTTTATATTCTGCATTGATTGTGCAGATGAGAGCGATGCAGCAGTTAAAGATTAATAATTCAGAAGTTAATTTTATAAAAAAAGAAGATGGAAAACCAATGCTTGATGGTTATCCGGAATTTTATTTTAATATATCTCATACACGGAGTGCCGTCATGTGTGGTTTTTCTAATAAAGAGATTGGTGTAGATGTAGAAAAAATTATGAAAGCACCATTTGATATTATGAGAAAATGTTTCACATCAGACGAAGTCGAAATTGTAGACACTAAGATTGAAGAAAATGAAAATTTCTATAAAATCTGGACAAGAAAAGAAGCGTATGGAAAATGGAATGGAAAGGGAATCGCTCAAGATTTAATAAGTCTTAACACCTTACAACCAAAGGATAATATAGCATTTGAAACTTGGAGAGATGAAGATTATATTTTTTCTGTGTGTGAGGCAGGAGAGAGTATTGAGTTTATAAAGAGAATGTTAACAGAAGATATAATTTTAGAATTTTTTCTACAAAATAAAAATTTATAG
- a CDS encoding DUF4004 family protein — translation MLISKKDLLAITGISYGQLYRWKRERLIPEEWFIKQSSYTGQETFFPREQILSRIQSIQELKDKYSLEELAKMLSPEVAPISISLEVLTTISEINQGLIPIFINCFEKEKFDYVELLLMVIISKLNNEGLLPFEDIKDLIFGLRDQLRNLKSTGMIFLLMKYKDTFFGVLYQDQTQMILDERFTIVKELRMDDVSNQIKMKYKQIGRF, via the coding sequence ATGCTGATTTCAAAAAAAGACCTGCTGGCTATTACGGGGATATCATATGGGCAACTCTATCGGTGGAAGAGAGAGCGATTAATTCCTGAAGAATGGTTTATAAAACAATCTTCGTACACTGGGCAAGAAACTTTTTTCCCTAGGGAGCAAATATTAAGCAGGATACAATCTATTCAAGAGTTAAAAGATAAATATTCTTTAGAAGAATTGGCAAAGATGCTATCTCCTGAAGTTGCACCAATTAGCATTTCGTTGGAGGTATTAACGACCATCAGCGAGATAAATCAAGGTTTAATACCTATATTTATCAATTGCTTTGAAAAAGAGAAATTTGATTATGTAGAGTTGCTTCTTATGGTGATTATTTCAAAGTTAAATAATGAAGGCTTACTACCATTTGAAGATATAAAAGATCTCATCTTTGGTCTTAGGGATCAACTAAGGAATCTTAAATCTACTGGAATGATATTTTTGTTGATGAAATATAAAGATACATTTTTCGGAGTACTTTATCAAGATCAGACACAGATGATATTAGATGAACGTTTTACCATTGTGAAAGAATTAAGAATGGATGATGTTTCAAATCAGATTAAAATGAAGTATAAGCAAATTGGGAGGTTTTAG
- a CDS encoding LiaF domain-containing protein has translation MCKNCKKNTIMEFIPTKKKSKGHKVIKAVMAVIAINGALKLYSMYRENKDNEKGKNEGNEVKVYKACMTGREIKLDGEKVQGIFIKAYMSGVDLDLRNAIITEDIFITCKSIMSGISIRVPHGVNVELDGKCVLGSMDSSVPEALEKVGPTVYVDANLMLSGLAVQAGKKQSKDSEKTNEEDSIFEEESFEESLEEIQEESEQDLKEASSEESEENTSE, from the coding sequence ATGTGTAAAAATTGCAAAAAGAATACTATCATGGAATTCATTCCAACAAAGAAAAAGTCAAAAGGTCACAAAGTTATTAAAGCTGTTATGGCAGTTATAGCCATAAATGGCGCACTTAAGCTTTATTCAATGTATCGTGAGAATAAAGATAATGAAAAAGGCAAAAACGAAGGAAATGAAGTTAAAGTTTATAAGGCCTGTATGACTGGACGCGAAATTAAGTTAGATGGAGAAAAAGTTCAAGGCATCTTTATTAAGGCGTATATGTCTGGAGTTGACTTAGATTTAAGAAATGCAATCATAACAGAAGATATATTTATAACATGTAAAAGTATCATGAGCGGTATTAGTATTCGTGTACCACATGGAGTAAATGTTGAACTAGACGGTAAATGCGTTCTTGGTAGTATGGATAGTTCCGTTCCAGAAGCCCTTGAAAAAGTTGGTCCAACGGTATATGTTGATGCCAATCTTATGTTAAGTGGTCTGGCTGTTCAAGCTGGAAAAAAACAAAGCAAGGATTCTGAAAAGACAAATGAAGAAGATAGTATTTTTGAAGAAGAGAGCTTTGAAGAAAGTTTAGAAGAGATTCAAGAGGAAAGTGAACAGGATTTAAAAGAAGCTAGTAGCGAGGAATCAGAAGAGAATACTAGCGAATAG
- the fabV gene encoding enoyl-ACP reductase FabV: MLVEPKVRGFICATAHPVGCEESVKRQINYIKERGTANGPKRVLIIGASTGYGLASRIAATYTYGAATLGIMFEKPATEKRTATPGFYNTRAFEKAAKKDGYYAKSLNGDAFSREMKEETIACIKEDLGQVDMVIYSLAAPRRTDEEGVTYSSVLKTVGEPFTNKSLDLRTNEISEATIMPATKEEEEATVKVMGGEDWYLWIQALNDAGVLAKDAITIAYSYLGPKLTYPIYNGGTIGMAKEHLYHTSVQLNEAFKECGLKAYVSINKALVTQASAAIPIVPLYISILYKVMKDKNLHEGCIEQMDRLFRDRLTKDNLELDELGRIRLDDYELKDDVQQMVEEYWNKVTTENVNDYTDIQGYWEDFYHMFGFKYDNIDYSVDVDIE, encoded by the coding sequence ATGCTAGTTGAGCCAAAGGTTAGAGGTTTTATATGTGCAACTGCACATCCCGTAGGATGTGAGGAAAGTGTAAAGAGACAAATTAATTATATCAAAGAACGAGGCACCGCGAATGGACCCAAAAGAGTCTTAATTATTGGAGCATCGACTGGGTATGGTTTAGCATCACGTATTGCTGCAACTTACACCTATGGGGCTGCAACCCTTGGTATCATGTTTGAAAAGCCTGCAACTGAAAAACGTACTGCAACCCCAGGATTTTATAATACAAGAGCGTTTGAAAAAGCAGCTAAGAAAGACGGATATTATGCAAAATCATTAAATGGAGACGCTTTCTCTAGAGAAATGAAGGAAGAAACTATTGCATGTATTAAAGAAGACTTAGGCCAGGTAGATATGGTTATTTATAGTTTAGCTGCGCCAAGAAGAACGGATGAAGAAGGTGTAACTTATTCCTCTGTACTTAAAACCGTTGGTGAACCTTTTACGAATAAGTCTTTAGATTTAAGAACGAATGAGATCTCTGAAGCAACAATAATGCCTGCCACAAAGGAAGAAGAAGAAGCAACAGTAAAAGTAATGGGTGGCGAAGATTGGTATTTATGGATACAGGCACTAAATGATGCTGGCGTATTAGCCAAGGATGCAATTACAATCGCTTATTCCTATCTTGGACCAAAATTAACATATCCAATCTACAATGGTGGAACCATAGGTATGGCTAAGGAACATCTTTATCATACATCTGTGCAGTTAAATGAAGCCTTTAAAGAGTGTGGATTAAAAGCTTATGTATCGATTAATAAAGCTTTGGTAACCCAAGCAAGTGCAGCGATACCAATTGTACCTCTTTACATAAGCATTTTATATAAAGTAATGAAAGATAAAAATCTACATGAAGGTTGTATTGAGCAGATGGACCGCTTGTTCCGTGATCGCCTTACGAAAGATAATTTAGAGCTTGATGAACTTGGACGTATTCGTTTGGATGATTATGAGCTTAAAGATGATGTGCAGCAGATGGTTGAAGAATACTGGAATAAAGTAACAACCGAGAACGTGAATGACTATACAGATATTCAGGGGTATTGGGAAGACTTTTATCATATGTTTGGATTCAAATATGACAACATAGATTACTCCGTGGACGTTGATATAGAGTAA
- a CDS encoding pectinesterase family protein, giving the protein MSSIIYVSNENPEKYPNDYHTVADAIASIPDDNKEPITIYIRKGTYKEKLVINKPYITLEGEDVEETILTYDDYADMIMEDGSKRGTFRTSSVFIDTHDFTAKNILFENSAGFGKDVGQALALYVDGDRIIFDNCYFIGSQDTLFTAPLPPTAYQAGGFTGPKEFAERINGRHYYHNCFIRGDVDFIFGSATAYFDQCEIFSQKTDSLPPAIKEEDQKVYGYVTAASTAEGQEYGYVFNNCTLTSNCPKKSVYLGRPWRSFAKTIFMNCDLGAHIKDEGWHDWNKLDAHDTILYAEYNNTGEGAKAIAEGKRAPFSKQLTDEEALHYTKEKVLAGNDGWNPCL; this is encoded by the coding sequence ATGAGTTCTATCATCTATGTTTCAAATGAAAATCCAGAAAAATATCCTAACGATTATCACACAGTTGCGGATGCAATTGCCTCTATTCCTGATGATAATAAAGAGCCAATTACAATTTATATTCGTAAAGGCACATATAAAGAAAAACTAGTCATCAATAAACCTTATATAACACTTGAAGGTGAAGATGTTGAAGAAACAATTCTTACTTATGATGATTATGCTGATATGATCATGGAAGATGGAAGTAAACGTGGAACTTTCCGTACTTCTAGTGTTTTTATTGATACTCATGACTTTACAGCAAAAAATATTTTATTTGAAAATTCTGCAGGCTTTGGCAAAGATGTTGGACAAGCGTTAGCACTATATGTGGATGGAGATCGTATCATCTTTGACAACTGCTATTTTATAGGAAGTCAAGATACTTTGTTTACTGCACCACTTCCTCCTACTGCATATCAAGCTGGTGGATTTACAGGACCAAAGGAATTTGCAGAACGTATCAATGGTAGACATTATTATCATAATTGTTTTATTCGTGGTGATGTTGACTTTATTTTCGGTAGTGCCACTGCTTATTTTGATCAATGCGAAATCTTTTCACAAAAGACAGATTCCTTACCTCCTGCTATTAAAGAAGAAGATCAAAAAGTATACGGTTATGTGACTGCTGCAAGTACTGCAGAGGGTCAAGAATATGGCTATGTGTTTAATAATTGTACTTTAACCAGCAACTGCCCAAAGAAGAGTGTTTACCTTGGTCGTCCTTGGAGAAGTTTTGCTAAAACAATTTTTATGAACTGCGATTTAGGTGCTCATATTAAAGACGAAGGCTGGCACGACTGGAATAAACTAGATGCTCATGATACAATTCTTTATGCAGAATATAATAATACTGGCGAAGGTGCAAAAGCTATCGCAGAAGGAAAACGTGCTCCTTTCTCTAAACAATTAACCGATGAAGAGGCTCTTCACTATACGAAAGAAAAAGTACTTGCTGGCAATGACGGCTGGAACCCTTGCCTTTAA
- a CDS encoding TRM11 family SAM-dependent methyltransferase codes for MIRETFQNILDEKDVRQNLIKLKEELREDKKNDTHNKESLLYFLGGNFDIFYKLLKDEDAKVRKNTAIIMGELAVPSFLPKLYLAYQEETQRFVKSDYLKAMEEFDYRELLPEFEKRIEELKKEPITEENKKHVTEELKQLTKLVLTMKGSKKHKFTGFDVTSELILLTNRNHIHVTLEQLKNIPRKEFSAGVMVKTNELRRIMEIRTYQELLFALPEVKTVPMDVHEAAKRLVEGKFFDFLLKRHEGEAPFYFRVELKSKSIENKGAFVKKLSAEIEHLSKRTLINSTTNYEVELRLIENKDGKFNVLVKLYTLEDNRFEYRKEVIATSIRPVNAALTVELAKHYLKEGAQVLDPFCGVGTMLIERDAIVPAKTMYGLDIYAEGIDKARINAKAAGRVINYINRDFFDFKHEYLFDEIITNMPSTRFKQEEEALFTLYKRFFNKAKEHLKKEGIMVLYTHNREFVKRLGSKDGFRIEKEFEISMKEETYVFILRYM; via the coding sequence ATGATTAGGGAAACCTTTCAGAATATTTTAGATGAAAAAGATGTTAGACAAAATTTAATAAAATTAAAAGAAGAGCTCAGGGAAGATAAGAAAAATGATACTCATAACAAAGAATCTTTGTTATATTTCCTTGGTGGAAATTTTGATATATTTTATAAATTACTTAAGGATGAAGATGCAAAAGTTCGTAAAAATACAGCAATTATAATGGGTGAATTAGCAGTACCAAGCTTTTTACCAAAGTTATATTTGGCATATCAAGAAGAGACACAACGTTTCGTAAAGAGTGATTATTTAAAAGCAATGGAAGAGTTTGATTATAGAGAACTTTTACCAGAGTTTGAAAAACGAATTGAAGAGCTAAAAAAAGAGCCAATTACGGAAGAAAATAAAAAACATGTGACAGAGGAATTAAAGCAATTAACAAAATTAGTTCTTACGATGAAGGGAAGTAAAAAGCATAAGTTTACTGGCTTTGATGTAACTTCTGAGCTTATTTTATTAACAAATAGAAATCATATTCATGTTACATTAGAACAATTAAAAAATATACCAAGAAAAGAATTTTCAGCAGGGGTAATGGTTAAAACCAATGAACTGCGTAGAATAATGGAAATTCGTACGTATCAAGAACTTTTATTTGCACTTCCAGAAGTAAAAACTGTTCCAATGGATGTGCATGAAGCTGCAAAAAGACTTGTAGAAGGTAAATTTTTCGACTTTTTATTAAAGAGACATGAAGGTGAAGCACCTTTTTATTTTCGTGTGGAATTAAAGAGTAAATCCATTGAGAATAAGGGAGCATTCGTTAAGAAATTAAGTGCAGAGATTGAACATTTGTCAAAGAGAACTTTGATTAATTCTACAACAAATTATGAGGTTGAGTTAAGATTAATTGAAAATAAAGATGGAAAATTTAATGTTTTAGTTAAGCTTTATACATTAGAAGACAATCGATTCGAATATCGAAAAGAGGTCATAGCTACTAGTATTCGTCCAGTGAATGCAGCACTTACGGTAGAATTAGCCAAGCATTATTTAAAAGAAGGTGCACAAGTCTTAGATCCATTCTGTGGTGTAGGGACAATGTTAATTGAAAGAGATGCTATTGTACCTGCGAAAACAATGTATGGACTTGATATTTATGCAGAAGGCATCGATAAGGCAAGAATTAATGCAAAGGCAGCAGGACGTGTCATAAATTATATCAATCGTGATTTCTTTGATTTCAAACACGAATATTTATTTGATGAAATTATAACTAATATGCCAAGTACAAGATTTAAACAAGAGGAAGAGGCATTATTTACCTTATATAAGAGATTTTTTAATAAGGCAAAAGAGCATCTAAAAAAAGAAGGCATTATGGTGCTGTATACCCATAATCGTGAATTTGTAAAGCGATTGGGCTCAAAAGATGGATTTAGAATTGAAAAAGAATTTGAAATATCAATGAAAGAAGAGACATATGTATTTATTCTTCGTTATATGTAG
- a CDS encoding deoxyribonuclease IV — translation MLKIGSHVGMSGKEMFLGSAKEANSYGANTFMIYTGAPQNTRRKKIEELNIEAGKAYMKEHGISDIIVHAPYIINLGNTVKEDIFSLATEFLAMELQRAEALGSKYLVLHPGAHVGAGEEAGIKQIVKGLNEVLTKDTNVYVALETMAGKGSEIGRTFEEIAKIYDGVALNDKLRVCFDTCHVNDSGYDIVNDFDGVIGEFDKYIGKDQIAVFHINDSKNEKGAAKDRHENIGFGSIGFDALMNIVHHKDFEHVPKILETPYVPLEQDSKKSFAPYKYEIEMLRQKQFDEALLEKVRSQA, via the coding sequence ATGTTAAAAATAGGTTCTCATGTAGGAATGAGTGGAAAAGAAATGTTTCTAGGTTCTGCCAAAGAAGCAAATTCTTATGGTGCAAATACATTTATGATTTACACAGGCGCACCACAAAACACAAGAAGAAAGAAAATTGAAGAGTTAAATATTGAAGCTGGTAAAGCATATATGAAAGAGCATGGAATCTCTGATATCATAGTACATGCACCATATATTATAAATCTTGGAAATACAGTGAAGGAGGATATTTTCTCCTTGGCAACTGAGTTTTTAGCAATGGAGTTACAACGTGCAGAGGCTCTAGGAAGTAAGTATTTAGTTTTACATCCAGGAGCACATGTTGGTGCCGGCGAGGAAGCTGGTATCAAACAAATTGTGAAAGGCTTGAATGAAGTTCTTACCAAAGATACAAACGTGTATGTAGCGTTAGAAACCATGGCAGGTAAGGGAAGTGAAATCGGAAGAACCTTTGAAGAAATCGCTAAAATTTATGACGGAGTAGCACTTAATGATAAGCTTAGAGTATGCTTTGATACCTGTCATGTTAATGATAGTGGCTATGACATTGTCAATGATTTTGATGGTGTAATTGGTGAATTTGATAAATATATTGGAAAAGATCAAATAGCGGTATTTCATATTAATGATAGTAAGAATGAAAAAGGTGCAGCAAAAGATCGCCATGAAAATATTGGATTTGGATCTATTGGATTTGACGCATTGATGAATATCGTACATCATAAGGACTTTGAGCATGTACCAAAGATTTTAGAGACACCTTATGTTCCATTAGAACAAGATTCAAAAAAATCTTTTGCTCCTTATAAATATGAAATAGAAATGCTACGTCAAAAGCAGTTTGATGAAGCACTTTTAGAGAAAGTTAGAAGTCAAGCATAG